The Corynebacterium minutissimum genome includes the window TGTAGCCACGCTTGCCAATAGGCGGCTTGCTGAAGGCGACGTTGTGTACATCAGCTGGTGACAGTGGCATTGACTTCTCTTCCCCTTACGAATCGGTCAAACCTCTAGTGGGTCCAGAGGCCGGGTACATATGCGGTTAATAATACGGATTGTGATAACTCATTGTATCCAAATCAACACATTATCTAACGCAGGCACGAGTCTCAACGTTAACAAAAGGGTTTAATACACCCGCAATTTAGACTGCGAGCCCGCCAGCACCAAAAAATACCCACACAATCAGTCGCGAGAGAATTGCCAAGAGCAGGAACAGTACGATAACCGAGACATCGAGAGCAATGCCGCCCAGCTGCAAGGGCGGGATAACCTTGCGCAGGGCCTTAACGGGCGGATCAGTAAGTACAAACAGCACTTCTGCCACCATCATGAACCACCGCGGCGGGTTGAATTGGCGCGAGAAGGACTGAATCATCTCGATGACGATGCGTGCGAGCAGAATCCACGAGTAGAGGCTCACAGCAAGAATGAGAATCGAACCTAAAGTATTCACATCGCCCGAGCCTATCTGAACCACCCCCGCAGGCGGTACTTCCCCGTCCGGCGGTTCGCAAGAAAACGCATGAAGCCGCCGTCTCCAGCCTCCTCCACAAGCCAACACGGGAGGGGCAGGATCGGCGGCCCTGAGGCGTCGAGTTTTAGCGCAAGTGCGCGGCGCGC containing:
- a CDS encoding YggT family protein, with the protein product MNTLGSILILAVSLYSWILLARIVIEMIQSFSRQFNPPRWFMMVAEVLFVLTDPPVKALRKVIPPLQLGGIALDVSVIVLFLLLAILSRLIVWVFFGAGGLAV